One part of the Treponema sp. OMZ 787 genome encodes these proteins:
- the motB gene encoding flagellar motor protein MotB, translated as MARKKKKGAGAAGSGWLTTYADMVTLMLCFFVMLFEPSEVDVTQLLALSASISGDPTGGGFSVSAGRLSDLGNTISSMPSMEKGKMLSTALKKAVSLFSPEIKTNKIAVTSDERGVVISLASDVFFYPGSAELNIAESRDTLLNLAQFLSAPDLAAHRFRVEGHTDSGVTDPALWKSNWELSSARAINILHSLTDFGAQESRFSVAGYADTRPIFSNDTAEGRAYNRRVDIIILDDAHF; from the coding sequence ATGGCTAGGAAAAAGAAAAAAGGGGCAGGAGCCGCGGGAAGCGGTTGGCTTACTACTTATGCAGATATGGTTACTCTCATGCTTTGCTTTTTCGTAATGCTTTTTGAGCCGTCTGAGGTTGATGTAACTCAGCTCTTGGCTCTTTCTGCGTCAATAAGCGGTGATCCTACAGGCGGAGGTTTTTCCGTTTCTGCAGGCAGACTTTCAGACCTCGGAAACACCATAAGCTCCATGCCCTCAATGGAAAAAGGAAAAATGCTCTCAACCGCCTTAAAAAAGGCTGTTTCTCTTTTTTCTCCCGAAATAAAAACAAATAAGATTGCTGTTACAAGCGATGAAAGGGGAGTTGTAATCAGTTTGGCATCCGATGTATTTTTTTACCCCGGAAGTGCAGAGCTTAATATTGCCGAATCCAGAGACACTCTTTTAAACCTTGCTCAATTTTTATCCGCACCTGATTTGGCGGCTCATAGGTTCAGGGTTGAAGGGCATACCGATTCCGGAGTAACGGATCCGGCCTTATGGAAAAGTAATTGGGAGCTTTCATCTGCAAGGGCGATAAATATTCTACACAGTCTAACGGATTTCGGAGCTCAAGAATCCAGATTTTCTGTAGCGGGTTATGCAGATACACGGCCTATTTTTTCTAACGATACGGCAGAAGGAAGGGCTTACAATAGAAGGGTTGATATAATTATTCTTGATGATGCACACTTTTAG
- the fliN gene encoding flagellar motor switch protein FliN — protein MSDGSISQDEIDALLSGVGGGGISPAPAAGASDDLASFKKTAMLQFTKENIPGLSSNLESMTGKNVSISEPVIELSDRETFLRKVSEMTVATLIDFSGSMSGDHAFMMSPELAKKIVSLVNHEDSVEIDDMALSVISETIAQYVGTELSYLERAGLAGVSSAPAESSHVPKAMMRLPQRNFVSITYNVKLDDSSYQLWEILPEDVVDKIASTIAGPDPSMQGAGGDAGMQGMAAMGGMQNMGAMQNGMMGGMQMGTMQAGGPAQQMFGSGMPQGSPQQGGSMQAMNNMGMMPQMGMGASVQPVQFPPLQGFVSQEEQGNIGLIMDVYMEMTVELGRTKRMIKEILGMGEGHIIELDKLAGEPVDVLVNHKPIAKGEVVVIEESFGVRITEILSPAERIADI, from the coding sequence ATGAGTGATGGTTCAATTTCTCAAGACGAAATAGATGCTTTGTTATCCGGAGTAGGCGGAGGCGGAATTTCACCGGCCCCTGCTGCAGGTGCAAGCGATGATTTGGCAAGTTTTAAAAAAACTGCCATGCTTCAATTTACAAAAGAAAATATACCGGGTCTATCTTCTAATTTAGAGTCTATGACAGGTAAAAATGTCAGTATTTCTGAACCGGTTATCGAGCTTTCCGATCGAGAGACTTTTTTACGAAAAGTATCCGAAATGACTGTTGCAACCCTCATAGATTTTTCAGGATCAATGAGCGGTGATCACGCCTTTATGATGAGCCCTGAGCTGGCAAAAAAAATAGTCAGCTTGGTAAACCATGAAGACAGCGTAGAAATAGATGACATGGCCCTTTCGGTCATAAGTGAAACAATAGCTCAATATGTAGGAACTGAGCTTAGCTACCTTGAGCGTGCCGGACTTGCCGGTGTTTCATCTGCTCCGGCAGAATCTTCACATGTTCCTAAGGCGATGATGAGATTACCTCAGCGTAACTTTGTAAGCATAACTTATAATGTGAAGCTGGATGATTCTTCATATCAATTGTGGGAGATTCTTCCTGAGGATGTTGTCGATAAAATCGCCTCTACAATTGCAGGCCCTGATCCTTCAATGCAAGGTGCCGGCGGTGATGCCGGAATGCAGGGTATGGCTGCAATGGGAGGTATGCAAAATATGGGTGCAATGCAAAACGGAATGATGGGCGGAATGCAGATGGGGACTATGCAAGCAGGCGGCCCTGCACAGCAAATGTTCGGTTCCGGTATGCCCCAAGGATCGCCTCAGCAAGGAGGAAGTATGCAGGCTATGAATAATATGGGCATGATGCCTCAAATGGGAATGGGCGCCAGTGTTCAGCCTGTTCAATTTCCGCCCCTTCAGGGTTTTGTAAGTCAGGAGGAGCAGGGTAATATCGGTCTTATCATGGATGTTTACATGGAAATGACCGTAGAATTAGGACGAACAAAACGCATGATTAAAGAAATCCTTGGAATGGGTGAAGGGCATATTATTGAGCTTGATAAACTTGCCGGTGAACCTGTAGATGTTCTTGTAAACCACAAGCCTATAGCCAAGGGAGAGGTTGTGGTTATAGAAGAAAGTTTCGGTGTCCGTATAACCGAGATTTTATCTCCGGCTGAGCGTATTGCGGATATATAA
- the flgD gene encoding flagellar hook assembly protein FlgD: MQVNNVNNSMITAAREQAEMMKDFKSEMSPEEKALLGLQVDTLNKQNFAETRVPKQQLGKDDFLQLLIAQLTHQDPTSPMEDTQFIGQMAQFSSLEQMTNMNKNFAALNELMTGSSAVNAIGKKVDLDLGSSKVSGYISAATRGINPEVMVNGNWYNWSAVKTVYAENN; encoded by the coding sequence ATGCAGGTAAACAATGTTAATAACAGTATGATAACCGCGGCTCGTGAGCAGGCGGAGATGATGAAAGACTTTAAGTCCGAGATGAGTCCTGAGGAAAAAGCTCTTTTAGGCCTACAGGTTGACACATTAAACAAACAAAATTTTGCTGAAACAAGGGTTCCGAAACAGCAGCTTGGAAAAGACGATTTTCTTCAGCTATTAATTGCTCAGCTAACCCATCAGGATCCGACATCCCCGATGGAAGACACTCAATTTATCGGGCAAATGGCTCAATTTTCATCCCTTGAACAGATGACCAACATGAACAAAAACTTTGCCGCCTTAAACGAGCTTATGACAGGCTCCTCGGCTGTAAACGCCATCGGCAAAAAAGTTGACCTTGATTTAGGTTCTTCTAAAGTTTCCGGTTATATCTCAGCCGCAACACGCGGTATAAACCCGGAAGTTATGGTAAACGGAAACTGGTACAACTGGTCTGCCGTTAAAACAGTTTATGCAGAAAACAATTAG
- the fliM gene encoding flagellar motor switch protein FliM, translating into MTEVLSQDEIDQLLTAISSGDTDTEDFRAVNDTRKIKIYDFKRPDKFSKEQMRTVQMMHETFARLTTTSLSAQLRSMAHVHVATVEQLTYEEFIRSIPTPTTLAIINMDPLRASALLEIDPSVTFSIIDRLFGGKGQGSKVQRELTEIESSVMEGVIVRILANMREAWTTVVDLRPRLGNIDTNPQFVQIVTPSEMVLLVTLETKVGEEEGMMNICLPYITLEPIISKLSTQFWFSSVRRASTGQYAAAIKDKLSTVEVDMVAEVGSLDVSIRDVLNLRAGDVVRLPNVRVGDPFKLTVGSRPKFSCQPGVKGKKLAVQILEKIEDISGDEFEELTSEGDELYE; encoded by the coding sequence ATGACAGAAGTTCTTTCACAGGATGAAATAGATCAGCTTCTCACCGCAATAAGCTCAGGAGATACGGATACAGAAGATTTTCGTGCCGTCAATGACACCCGTAAAATAAAAATTTACGACTTTAAGCGTCCCGACAAATTTTCTAAGGAGCAGATGAGGACGGTACAGATGATGCATGAAACATTTGCCCGTCTTACAACCACTTCTCTTTCCGCTCAGCTGCGAAGCATGGCTCATGTTCACGTAGCAACTGTAGAACAGCTTACATATGAAGAATTTATAAGATCAATACCTACGCCGACAACCTTGGCGATTATCAACATGGATCCTTTAAGGGCTAGTGCTCTTTTGGAAATAGACCCTTCTGTTACCTTTTCGATTATAGACCGCTTATTCGGCGGTAAGGGGCAGGGTTCAAAGGTTCAAAGAGAACTTACCGAAATCGAAAGCTCTGTTATGGAAGGCGTTATAGTACGCATCCTTGCAAATATGAGGGAAGCATGGACTACTGTAGTAGATTTACGCCCGCGTTTGGGAAACATAGACACCAACCCTCAGTTTGTTCAGATTGTAACCCCCTCCGAAATGGTACTTTTGGTAACATTGGAAACTAAGGTCGGCGAAGAAGAAGGAATGATGAATATTTGTCTTCCTTATATAACCCTTGAGCCGATTATATCAAAATTATCGACACAGTTTTGGTTTTCTTCGGTTAGGAGGGCTTCAACAGGCCAATATGCGGCGGCCATTAAGGATAAGCTTTCTACCGTTGAAGTTGACATGGTGGCCGAAGTCGGTTCCTTGGATGTTTCAATCAGGGATGTCCTTAACTTGAGGGCAGGAGATGTTGTGCGCCTACCGAATGTCAGAGTTGGAGATCCCTTTAAACTTACCGTAGGAAGCAGGCCTAAATTCTCCTGCCAGCCCGGTGTAAAGGGTAAAAAACTGGCAGTTCAGATTTTGGAAAAAATAGAAGATATTAGCGGTGATGAATTCGAAGAATTAACATCGGAAGGAGATGAGTTGTATGAGTGA
- the fliP gene encoding flagellar type III secretion system pore protein FliP (The bacterial flagellar biogenesis protein FliP forms a type III secretion system (T3SS)-type pore required for flagellar assembly.), whose amino-acid sequence MKRKLLILIFFGMILFIPVQVFSQASFPDGTTPGRTDADPNRQAGRIPFIDFSIREPSTNQDVAFSVQLLVFITLISIAPSILLLMTSFLRLSIVLDFVKRALSLQQVPPTQVLNGIAFFLTLFIMWPTFTQIYNNSYKPMSQGQIGIEEAYREAEKPMRYFMYKQMQKNPAHIRTFMAMSKLPKPNTLADVPTHILIAAFILHELTIAFQIGIFLYLPFIIIDMIVASILMSMGMIMLPPVQISMPFKLILFVMVDGWGLLFGKLFESFL is encoded by the coding sequence ATGAAAAGAAAGCTTTTAATTCTAATCTTTTTCGGTATGATTCTTTTTATTCCGGTTCAAGTATTCTCGCAAGCCTCTTTTCCCGATGGAACTACTCCCGGAAGAACTGATGCCGATCCTAACAGGCAGGCCGGAAGAATTCCTTTTATCGACTTTTCGATAAGAGAGCCTTCGACAAATCAGGATGTTGCCTTTTCCGTTCAGCTTTTAGTTTTTATTACTCTTATTTCGATAGCTCCCAGCATCTTGTTATTGATGACGAGCTTTTTGCGGTTGAGTATTGTTTTAGACTTTGTGAAAAGGGCCTTATCGCTTCAGCAAGTGCCGCCGACTCAGGTTTTAAACGGCATTGCCTTCTTTTTAACCCTGTTTATTATGTGGCCGACCTTTACCCAGATCTACAATAATTCTTATAAGCCTATGAGTCAGGGACAAATCGGAATAGAAGAGGCTTATAGGGAGGCAGAAAAGCCGATGCGGTATTTTATGTACAAGCAAATGCAAAAAAATCCCGCACATATCCGCACATTTATGGCCATGTCTAAACTGCCTAAACCCAATACACTTGCAGATGTGCCGACTCATATTTTAATTGCTGCCTTTATCCTGCATGAGCTTACAATAGCTTTTCAAATCGGAATATTTTTATACCTTCCTTTTATTATTATAGATATGATTGTAGCCAGTATACTTATGTCGATGGGTATGATCATGCTTCCCCCTGTACAGATTTCTATGCCGTTTAAATTGATTCTTTTTGTTATGGTTGACGGCTGGGGTCTACTTTTCGGTAAATTATTCGAATCTTTTTTATAG
- a CDS encoding flagellar basal body-associated FliL family protein, with amino-acid sequence MADNDLMDDDDIQENMGSSVDTKKRGGGLITMLIKWVAIVLVALIFIVTVVVITMNIRDKRGASHSISPVSEEYRETRDVLQWYQAIGVLKVHTADRIPATLIVDVALGYTNNDKSTPQELSARKVEIIDFLRSYFKNKTTAELKQEEKIKIEIKHEINDNVLTKNKIKDVRFTQYDIVEQ; translated from the coding sequence ATGGCTGATAATGACTTAATGGATGACGATGATATTCAGGAAAATATGGGCTCATCTGTAGATACCAAAAAACGAGGCGGCGGTCTTATAACCATGTTGATAAAATGGGTTGCTATTGTATTGGTTGCTTTAATCTTCATTGTTACCGTTGTAGTTATTACAATGAACATAAGAGATAAAAGAGGTGCATCTCATTCAATATCTCCGGTTTCCGAGGAATACCGTGAAACAAGGGATGTTTTGCAGTGGTATCAGGCAATAGGTGTTTTGAAGGTGCACACGGCAGATAGAATTCCTGCAACCTTGATAGTTGATGTTGCCTTGGGATATACGAACAACGATAAGTCGACACCTCAGGAGCTTTCCGCAAGGAAGGTCGAAATCATAGACTTTTTACGTTCCTATTTTAAAAATAAAACTACGGCAGAATTAAAGCAGGAAGAAAAAATAAAGATTGAAATAAAACACGAAATAAACGATAATGTACTTACAAAAAATAAAATAAAGGATGTTCGATTCACGCAATACGATATTGTTGAACAATAA
- the flgE gene encoding flagellar hook protein FlgE, whose amino-acid sequence MMRSLFSGVSGMQNHQTRMDVIGNNVANVNTTGFKRGRVNFQDLISQQLSGASRPTEELGGVNPKEVGLGMMVASIDTIFTQGALQTTGVNTDLAIQGNGFFVLKDGEKTFYTRAGAFGLDRDGTLVNPANGMRVQGWMAQEVEGLRLINTSGQTEDLSIPIGQKIDAKATTSVDYSCNLDKRLPELPADANRAQILESTWSTEFKVYDSFGEAHELQIDFARVPGEVNAWRATVNVDPANAEASATRAGMGTTDGVENSFIVRFDNNGHLASVTDTAGNVSGPAGKVSVQVSFNVVGANPEEGGAPARQTLDVNLGEIGTSKNTITQFSDKSTTKAYQQDGYGMGYLENFRIDQSGVITGVYSNGVRQELGQIAMAGFANQGGLEKAGQNTYVQSNNSGIANISTSGTVGKGYLIGGTLEMSNVDLTDQFVDMIVTQKGFQAGAKTIQTSDTMLETVLNLKR is encoded by the coding sequence ATGATGAGATCACTATTTTCCGGCGTTAGCGGAATGCAAAATCACCAAACAAGGATGGACGTTATCGGAAATAACGTTGCCAATGTAAATACAACAGGTTTTAAAAGAGGAAGGGTAAACTTTCAAGACTTAATTTCTCAGCAGTTAAGCGGAGCATCCCGTCCCACCGAAGAACTTGGAGGCGTAAACCCCAAAGAAGTCGGTTTGGGAATGATGGTAGCAAGTATCGACACAATCTTTACTCAGGGAGCCTTGCAGACAACGGGCGTTAACACAGATCTTGCAATTCAGGGAAACGGCTTTTTTGTTCTTAAAGATGGAGAAAAAACTTTTTATACAAGGGCCGGAGCATTCGGACTTGATAGAGACGGAACCTTGGTAAACCCCGCAAACGGAATGAGGGTGCAGGGCTGGATGGCACAAGAAGTTGAAGGTCTTAGACTTATCAATACTTCAGGTCAAACAGAAGATTTGAGTATTCCGATCGGCCAAAAAATAGATGCAAAGGCCACTACAAGCGTAGATTATTCTTGTAACCTTGATAAGAGATTGCCGGAATTGCCCGCAGATGCGAACAGGGCTCAAATTTTAGAATCTACATGGTCTACCGAATTTAAAGTTTATGATAGCTTCGGTGAAGCCCATGAACTTCAGATTGATTTTGCAAGGGTTCCGGGAGAGGTCAACGCATGGAGGGCAACAGTAAATGTCGATCCTGCAAATGCAGAAGCTTCAGCAACAAGGGCCGGAATGGGAACAACCGACGGTGTTGAAAACAGCTTTATAGTCCGTTTTGACAATAACGGACATCTGGCTTCCGTTACAGATACGGCCGGAAATGTAAGCGGTCCGGCAGGTAAGGTTTCCGTTCAAGTTTCATTCAATGTTGTGGGAGCAAACCCTGAAGAAGGCGGAGCTCCGGCCAGACAGACCTTGGATGTAAACTTAGGCGAAATAGGTACATCAAAAAACACCATAACACAATTTTCCGATAAGAGTACTACAAAGGCTTACCAGCAGGATGGTTACGGAATGGGCTATCTTGAAAACTTTAGAATCGATCAAAGCGGTGTTATAACCGGTGTTTATTCAAACGGTGTAAGACAGGAACTTGGACAGATAGCCATGGCAGGCTTTGCCAACCAGGGCGGTCTTGAAAAAGCAGGGCAGAACACCTATGTTCAATCCAATAACTCAGGCATAGCCAATATTTCTACATCCGGAACTGTCGGAAAGGGATACCTGATAGGCGGAACCCTCGAGATGAGTAACGTAGATCTAACCGACCAATTTGTAGATATGATCGTAACTCAAAAAGGCTTTCAGGCAGGTGCTAAAACAATACAAACTTCAGATACAATGCTTGAAACAGTCTTGAACTTGAAACGATAG
- the fliO gene encoding flagellar biosynthetic protein FliO, whose translation MSLGKKLSFILFFLLSVSLFAETDGVSKNDNSLPSESGILLDAGTKENVERNEGNTAPAGNENAFDLNVAERAQSPVSNLLQVLVSLVIVCILAYVVLKFLKKSSLSFSSDSPYLKSVASITLAQGKSIHVVTLGEKAYIVGVTDSSINMIGEVEDKTLVDTMNLDAERRSSAPRQDFASMLSSVFKGAKNKGIDASFFEAQRERLSNAAKARVPEETE comes from the coding sequence ATGAGCTTGGGGAAAAAGCTGTCTTTTATTCTTTTCTTTTTGTTGTCGGTGTCGTTGTTTGCAGAAACTGACGGAGTTTCTAAAAACGATAATTCATTACCTTCCGAATCGGGAATTTTATTGGATGCAGGTACAAAGGAAAATGTCGAAAGAAATGAGGGAAATACTGCCCCTGCCGGAAATGAAAATGCCTTTGATTTGAATGTTGCAGAAAGAGCTCAATCGCCTGTTTCAAACCTGTTACAGGTTCTTGTTTCCTTAGTTATAGTATGTATTTTGGCATATGTTGTGCTGAAATTTTTAAAAAAGTCCTCACTTTCTTTTTCTTCCGATAGTCCGTATTTAAAAAGCGTTGCCTCAATTACTCTTGCTCAAGGCAAAAGTATTCATGTGGTTACCTTGGGAGAAAAAGCCTACATTGTAGGTGTTACGGATTCTTCTATAAACATGATAGGGGAAGTTGAAGATAAAACCCTTGTCGATACCATGAATTTGGATGCAGAAAGACGAAGCTCGGCTCCCAGACAAGATTTTGCTTCTATGCTGTCATCTGTTTTTAAGGGTGCTAAAAACAAGGGCATTGATGCAAGTTTCTTTGAAGCACAAAGAGAAAGGCTTAGTAATGCAGCTAAGGCTCGTGTACCGGAGGAAACAGAATGA
- a CDS encoding motility protein A, with amino-acid sequence MDIASFIGVFGGIGVVAFGAILGGSAGGLVDVASLFITLGGSYMCLFLTYPLSYTIGIFKVMGRVFKVTDYGEKALVQRFVALSEKSRRAGLLALEEEIEDFEDPFMRSGLRNVVDGIDGEAIRSLMENELNQMEERHNTWISLVNAWATLAPGFGMLGTVIGLIGMLLNLDDKSALGPNMATALVTTLYGSLLQNWLFVPISTKLTYQNNMEVKSKEMIIEGVLGIQAGDNPRILAQRLVTYLTPADRKSIEAEVLKD; translated from the coding sequence ATGGATATAGCGTCATTTATAGGAGTATTCGGAGGTATAGGAGTTGTTGCATTCGGTGCCATCCTCGGCGGTTCTGCCGGAGGTCTTGTGGATGTGGCTTCACTTTTTATTACCCTTGGCGGTTCTTATATGTGTTTGTTTTTGACATATCCTCTTTCATATACTATAGGAATTTTTAAGGTTATGGGCCGGGTTTTTAAGGTTACCGATTACGGAGAAAAAGCCCTTGTTCAGCGTTTCGTAGCCCTTTCAGAAAAAAGCCGCCGAGCAGGTTTGCTTGCTTTGGAAGAAGAAATTGAAGACTTTGAAGATCCTTTTATGCGTTCCGGCTTACGTAATGTTGTTGACGGTATAGACGGCGAGGCTATCCGCTCTCTTATGGAAAACGAACTTAACCAAATGGAGGAGAGGCACAATACATGGATATCGCTTGTAAACGCTTGGGCGACTCTTGCTCCCGGTTTTGGTATGTTGGGAACGGTTATAGGTCTTATTGGTATGTTGTTAAACTTGGACGATAAAAGTGCTCTCGGACCTAATATGGCAACGGCTCTTGTTACGACCTTGTACGGCTCGTTGCTGCAAAACTGGCTCTTTGTTCCTATATCGACAAAACTTACCTACCAAAACAATATGGAAGTAAAATCAAAAGAAATGATTATAGAAGGTGTACTTGGAATTCAGGCCGGAGACAACCCTAGAATTCTTGCTCAAAGGCTTGTAACATACCTGACACCTGCCGATAGAAAATCGATAGAAGCTGAAGTCTTAAAGGATTAA
- a CDS encoding flagellar FlbD family protein, whose product MVQVTRLNGTKYWINPHQIETIECNPDVTLQMLSGKYYVIKETPEEILDKIVAYRRKIGVFKNEL is encoded by the coding sequence ATGGTACAGGTAACGCGGCTAAACGGAACAAAGTATTGGATTAATCCTCATCAAATTGAAACGATAGAGTGCAATCCGGATGTTACGCTGCAAATGCTTTCAGGAAAGTACTATGTCATTAAGGAAACTCCTGAAGAAATTTTGGATAAAATAGTCGCGTACCGCCGTAAAATCGGCGTATTTAAAAATGAGTTGTAG